The sequence below is a genomic window from Terriglobales bacterium.
CAGCGGCAGCAGGTCTTTGGCCAGGAAGGTCAACTCTTCCACGTGCACCGTGAGTTCCCCCGTCCGGGTGCGGAACAGGTACCCCTTGGCGCCGATGTAGTCGCCCAGGTCGAGCAGCCGGTAGAGTTCGAATCCCTTCTCGCCCACGGCGTCGGTCTTGACATAGATCTGCAGGCGCGCGCCGTCCTGTTGTAGGTGGGCAAAGCCCGCCTTGCCCAT
It includes:
- a CDS encoding OB-fold nucleic acid binding domain-containing protein; translation: MALDEKIYQLRRDKLKQIEALGQQSYPHKFQASKRIQEVLAAYSKKTGEELEKQKVELRMAGRILAIRLMGKAGFAHLQQDGARLQIYVKTDAVGEKGFELYRLLDLGDYIGAKGYLFRTRTGELTVHVEELTFLAKDLLPL